The proteins below are encoded in one region of Cucurbita pepo subsp. pepo cultivar mu-cu-16 chromosome LG10, ASM280686v2, whole genome shotgun sequence:
- the LOC111803725 gene encoding uncharacterized protein LOC111803725, giving the protein MDGIAPLAIGTRGTVGSLVMKEIEYFTKFEVERHGSSQRISGDASRRSDCKGSFWLVSLTWKWKKRKGNNGILPNICSAVELSKSNRFNGIPGFSYRILKHDFPI; this is encoded by the coding sequence ATGGATGGTATTGCTCCACTTGCAATTGGCACGCGAGGCACTGTGGGGTCGCTGGTGATGAAGGAGATTGAGTACTTCACCAAGTTTGAGGTGGAACGCCATGGCAGCTCTCAGAGGATAAGTGGAGATGCTTCGAGGAGAAGCGATTGTAAGGGAAGCTTTTGGCTTGTGTCCTTGACTTGGAagtggaagaagagaaaaggcaATAATGGGATTCTCCCTAACATCTGCAGTGCTGTTGAATTGTCAAAAAGCAATCGCTTCAATGGGATTCCTGGTTTCAGTTACAGGATTCTCAAACACGACTTTCCCATTTGA
- the LOC111803215 gene encoding adenosine deaminase-like protein: MEWCESMPKVELHAHLNGSIRDSTLLELARELGEKGVLVFSDFEHVILKSDRSLVEVFKLFDLIHMVTTDHTTITRITREVIEDFASENVVYLELRTTPKKNKSIGMTKRSYMEAVVEGLKSISSVDVAFMPHDVDARSSLNSLPIDNARNVTPRKRIYVRLLLSIDRRETTEDAMETVKLALELKDVGVVGIDLSGNPIVGEWTTFLPALQFAKENGLDITLHCGEVPNPKEIQAMLDFWPQRVGHACFFQGEDWEKLKRLNIPVEICFTSNIRTNSISSIDVHHFADLYKANHPLVICTDDSGVFSTSVSKEYSLAVSAFGLGKREIFQLARDAIEFIFAEDEVKTILKQMFDSFVTNLAR, translated from the exons ATGGAATGGTGCGAGTCGATGCCGAAAGTGGAGCTTCATGCTCATCTCAATGGCTCCATCAGAGACTCTACTTTACT GGAGCTTGCCAGAGAGTTGGGTGAGAAGGGCGTCTTAGTGTTTTCTGATTTCGAGCATGTCATCCTCAAAA GTGACCGTTCTCTTGTTGAAGTGTTCAAGTTGTTTGACCTGATCCACATGGTCACCACTGATCATACAACTATTACGAGAATCACCAGAGAA GTTATTGAAGACTTTGCTTCTGAGAATGTTGTTTACCTTGAGTTAAGAACAACTCCAAAG aaaaacaagTCAATTGGAATGACCAAACGGTCATACATGGAAGCAGTTGTGGAAGGTCTGAAAAGTATCAGTAGCGTCGATGTTGCTTTCATGCCACATGATGTTGATGCCCGAAGTTCGTTGAATTCTCTGCCTATAGACAATGCTAGAAATGTTACTCCAAGAAAAAGGATATATGTTAGACTTCTTTTGAGCATTGACCGACGAGAGACGACTGAGGATGCCATGGAAACT GTGAAACTTGCACTGGAATTGAAAGATGTGGGAGTAGTTGGTATTGATCTTTCAGGAAATCCAATTGTGGGTGAATG GACCACCTTTTTGCCTGCTCTTCAAtttgcaaaagaaaatggcCTTGACATAACACTTCACTGTGGCGAG GTACCTAATCCGAAGGAGATACAAGCTATGTTAGACTTTTGGCCTCAGAGGGTTGGCCATGCGTGTTTCTTTCAAGGAGAAGACTGGGAGAAACTGAAACGTTTGAACATTCCG GTTGAAATTTGCTTCACATCCAACATCAGGACcaattcaatttcttcaataGATGTTCATCACTTTG CTGACTTGTATAAAGCAAACCATCCTTTAGTAATCTGCACTGATGATTCTGGGGTTTTCTCCACCAGCGTTTCAAAAGAATACAGTTTGGCAGTCTCTGCGTTTG GTCTTGGAAAAAGGGAAATATTTCAGCTGGCAAGAGATGCTATTGAATTCATATTTGCAGAGGATGAAGTAAAGACTATTCTGAAACAGATGTTCGATTCTTTCGTAACAAACCTGGCTCGATAA